One window of the Dermacentor andersoni chromosome 10, qqDerAnde1_hic_scaffold, whole genome shotgun sequence genome contains the following:
- the LOC126544402 gene encoding uncharacterized protein, translated as MACSTNTMSQLDQLAVTRLTSLFLTILSARLMIALKDKEHLNYCQGISEDKDTCVYPKMCKCPLMNTGGYMRLTLWHYDNRTGRCRKIVGSNANGYCNMFEKNEDCRRLCKKPLKRRRPKPKT; from the exons ATGGCCTGTTCGACGAACACGATGAGCCAGCTGGACCAGCTGGCTGTCACGAG GCTGACTTCTTTGTTTCTTACGATCTTATCTGCTCGACTGATGATTGCCCTAAAAGATAAAGAACATCTCAACT ACTGTCAAGGCATATCTGAGGACAAAGACACCTGCGTTTATCCCAAGA TGTGCAAGTGCCCCTTGATGAATACCGGAGGATACATGAGGTTGACTCTGTGGCACTACGATAACCGCACCGGCCGGTGCAGGAAAATCGTGGGAAGCAACGCAAATGGGTATTGCAACATGTTTGAAAAGAATGAGGATTGCCGAAGATTGTGCAAAAAGCCCTTGAAACGACGGCGTCCCAAACCAAAAACGTAA
- the LOC126544400 gene encoding uncharacterized protein yields the protein MSTVSTTQDDASEDPTTTSSATNRTVAESNDGLESNLLEMMSLSLHELQQLSALNDEGPRAPVNSCESLSSDNPVGSNEDAPSRRSSLGSSDRAGERPKPALVRADRTVTEMMSGEAKARRSWYGASAASLACVVVLVTAFLAVVAYAVFLFRLGHIPAPEKAGAHRSANDTGAGHG from the exons ATGTCGACGGTGTCCACCACGCAAGACGATGCGAGCGAAGACCCGACGACCACGTCGTCCGCCACCAACCGCACGGTGGCCGAGAGCAACGACGGCCTGGAGTCGAACCTGCTCGAGATGATGAGCCTGAGCCTGCACGAGCTGCAGCAGCTGTCGGCGCTGAACGACGAGGGTCCGCGGGCGCCCGTCAACAGCTGCGAGAGCCTGTCGTCTGACAACCCCGTCGGATCGAACGAGGACGCCCCCTCGCGGCGATCCAGCCTCGGTTCTTCCGACAGGGCCGGGGAGCGGCCGAAGCCAGCGCTGGTCAGAG CTGACCGCACCGTCACCGAGATGATGTCGGGAGAGGCCAAGGCTCGACGCTCGTGGTACGGCGCCTCGGCAGCTTCGCTGGCCTGCGTGGTCGTGCTGGTGACCGCCTTCCTGGCGGTCGTCGCATACGCGGTCTTCCTCTTCCGCCTGGGACACATCCCGGCCCCGGAGAAGGCGGGTGCCCACCGGTCGGCCAACGACACCGGCGCTGGCCATGGCTGA